A single genomic interval of Nocardia bhagyanarayanae harbors:
- a CDS encoding NUDIX hydrolase produces the protein MIRTAALAHVRNRRLLQARSIGKDVFYMAGGKIDAGETPVAALHREVREELGVGVATYTELGVFHAEAYGHAPGTRLHMTCFTAELDGDPHPSGEIAELRYFTVREYAAMDHVAPGSMLVFRKLHELGLVDW, from the coding sequence GTGATTCGCACAGCTGCGTTGGCTCATGTCCGGAATCGGCGTCTGCTGCAGGCGCGGTCCATCGGCAAGGACGTCTTCTACATGGCGGGCGGCAAGATCGACGCGGGGGAGACGCCCGTCGCGGCGCTGCACCGTGAGGTCCGTGAGGAACTCGGCGTCGGCGTCGCCACTTACACCGAACTCGGCGTCTTCCACGCCGAGGCCTACGGCCACGCGCCCGGCACGCGGCTCCACATGACCTGCTTCACCGCCGAACTCGACGGCGACCCCCACCCCAGCGGCGAAATCGCCGAACTCCGCTATTTCACGGTGCGCGAATACGCGGCCATGGACCACGTCGCCCCCGGCTCGATGCTCGTCTTCCGCAAACTGCACGAACTGGGCCTCGTCGACTGGTGA
- the hutI gene encoding imidazolonepropionase, whose product MVPDGSRSTVLTNIGTLVTNDPELGDGPLGVRRGSAVVFDEGLVAWVGYASEAPAADDRVDLAGRAVLPGFVESHSHLVFAGERAEEFAARMSGAEYAAGGIRTTIAATRAADDDQLAANVRRLMDESLRSGSTTVECKTGYGQTTEDELRSALVAGRFTDEVTLLAAHVPPPEYAGRADEYVEMVCRDMIPACAPHAKWIDVFCERGAFTREQSEAVLRAGVAHGLTPRVHGNQLGAGPGVRLAVELGAASVDHVSYVTAADIDALASSATVATLLPAADFCTRNSYPNARALLDAGVTVALGADCNPGTSYTTSLPFCIALAVRELRMTPEEAVWSATAGGARALRRDDVGSLRVGSRADALALDAPSYLHLAYRPGVPLVRSVWRGGVLVSGAAA is encoded by the coding sequence ATCGTGCCCGATGGCTCACGCTCGACCGTCCTGACGAATATCGGCACGCTCGTCACCAACGACCCAGAGTTGGGCGACGGTCCCCTTGGCGTGCGACGCGGCTCGGCGGTCGTGTTCGACGAAGGACTGGTCGCCTGGGTAGGTTACGCGAGCGAGGCGCCCGCCGCGGACGATCGCGTGGATCTGGCGGGCCGGGCGGTGCTGCCCGGATTCGTGGAGAGCCATTCGCACCTGGTCTTCGCCGGGGAGCGGGCCGAGGAGTTCGCGGCACGGATGTCCGGAGCGGAGTACGCCGCGGGTGGTATCCGCACCACCATCGCCGCGACGCGAGCGGCCGACGACGACCAACTCGCCGCGAACGTGCGGCGGCTGATGGACGAGTCGCTGCGGTCGGGCAGCACCACGGTCGAATGCAAGACCGGCTACGGCCAGACCACCGAGGACGAGTTGCGCAGCGCCCTGGTGGCCGGGCGATTCACCGACGAGGTGACCCTGCTGGCCGCACATGTGCCGCCGCCGGAGTACGCAGGACGGGCGGACGAGTACGTCGAAATGGTGTGCCGCGACATGATTCCGGCTTGCGCGCCGCACGCGAAGTGGATCGACGTGTTCTGCGAGCGCGGCGCGTTCACCCGCGAACAGTCCGAGGCCGTACTGCGGGCTGGCGTGGCGCACGGACTGACGCCTCGGGTGCACGGCAATCAGCTCGGCGCGGGACCGGGGGTGCGGCTGGCGGTGGAACTCGGCGCGGCTTCGGTCGACCACGTCAGCTACGTCACCGCCGCCGATATCGACGCACTGGCGAGCAGCGCGACGGTTGCGACGCTCCTCCCGGCCGCCGACTTCTGCACCCGCAACAGCTATCCCAACGCTCGGGCGTTGCTCGACGCGGGCGTCACCGTCGCGCTCGGCGCGGACTGCAATCCCGGTACCTCGTATACGACGAGCCTGCCCTTCTGCATCGCGCTCGCGGTGCGCGAACTGCGGATGACGCCGGAGGAGGCGGTGTGGTCGGCCACGGCGGGCGGGGCGCGAGCGTTGCGCCGCGACGACGTCGGCAGTCTGCGGGTCGGGTCGCGCGCCGACGCGCTCGCGCTGGACGCACCGTCCTATCTACACCTGGCATATCGGCCCGGTGTGCCGCTAGTGCGCTCGGTGTGGCGCGGCGGGGTGCTCGTATCGGGCGCCGCCGCATGA
- the hutG gene encoding formimidoylglutamase produces MNVDIAPRPWTGRVDGDAPEHARWHQLVRPYDPTRAAGKGCVLIGFASDEGVRRNKGRPGAAAGPDALRGALSSLALPEPLDLEDAGTIAIGGTDLESGQRRLGRAVANALDAGRFPVVLGGGHEVAFGTYSGIAAARRRADLRLGILNLDAHFDLRAADAPSSGTPFRQIAEAETAAGKSYRYDVLGISQPSNTVALFETARSLGVHHLTDERCGVLDRPAVDEFVDDFLDDVDLAYLTLDLDVLPAAVAPGVSAPAGYGVPVETVQRVCDRVTASGKLIAADVAELAPAFDIDGRTARTAARLIHRIVVGHRPVS; encoded by the coding sequence ATGAACGTCGACATCGCACCGCGGCCGTGGACCGGCCGTGTCGACGGCGACGCACCGGAGCACGCGCGCTGGCACCAGCTGGTCCGGCCCTACGATCCGACCCGCGCGGCCGGAAAAGGTTGCGTGCTCATCGGATTCGCCAGCGACGAGGGTGTCCGCAGGAACAAGGGACGTCCCGGCGCCGCCGCCGGCCCGGACGCGCTGCGCGGCGCGCTGTCGTCGCTGGCGCTGCCCGAACCGCTCGATTTGGAGGACGCGGGCACGATCGCGATCGGCGGCACGGACCTGGAGTCGGGTCAGCGGCGGCTCGGCCGCGCGGTCGCGAACGCGTTGGACGCGGGTCGCTTTCCGGTGGTGCTCGGCGGCGGCCACGAGGTCGCCTTCGGCACGTACTCCGGGATCGCGGCGGCACGGCGGCGCGCCGACCTGCGGTTGGGCATCCTCAACTTGGACGCCCACTTCGATCTACGCGCCGCTGACGCACCGAGTTCGGGCACCCCATTCCGCCAGATCGCCGAGGCCGAAACGGCGGCCGGAAAGTCCTACCGTTACGACGTCCTCGGCATCAGCCAGCCGAGCAACACCGTGGCGCTGTTCGAGACCGCGCGCAGTCTCGGCGTTCACCATCTGACCGACGAGCGCTGCGGTGTCCTGGACCGGCCGGCGGTGGACGAGTTCGTCGATGACTTCCTGGATGACGTCGACCTGGCCTATCTCACCCTCGACCTGGACGTCCTCCCGGCCGCCGTCGCCCCGGGCGTCAGCGCGCCCGCGGGTTACGGAGTGCCGGTCGAGACCGTGCAGCGGGTATGCGATCGGGTGACGGCAAGCGGCAAGCTCATCGCCGCCGACGTGGCCGAGCTCGCGCCAGCGTTCGATATCGACGGTCGCACCGCCCGCACGGCCGCGCGGCTGATTCACCGCATAGTCG